From a single Herpetosiphon gulosus genomic region:
- a CDS encoding GNAT family N-acetyltransferase, which yields MYEEVARIALGAGTEAVLSRIQPLASEFAQPLEELYHRWGEDPAVAWRWSFDMHLRLVGLRFSQDVWYLAQVQGRPVSAMLLCRSKFCPQLGSIHRVYTAEPYRRRGLASKLLKLAINDFESSSGQALIISTEHNDSAMSFYEQYHFVTINESESSRTGNRIAWRISDGDSPENFLKQLFAPSTAVFMRSSDRADVPLLLSLFNAPDNRIVRHYGLQMLGDANIGADDFFPAFEQQEGDVAVLTGLTAASGAIVGWGSIMPPVYPWPNPYYQQHQLLVDCYLAAGHMDQASVLLNEMLRQLPSNHFANQLIGHVPLDHPALPAAYEQAGFERVGFIPRAYIDPRSNQGTDIALYLRER from the coding sequence ATGTACGAAGAAGTTGCGCGGATTGCTCTGGGTGCAGGAACTGAGGCAGTCCTCTCGCGCATCCAACCGCTTGCTTCTGAATTTGCCCAACCGCTTGAGGAGCTTTACCACCGATGGGGTGAAGATCCGGCGGTCGCTTGGCGTTGGTCATTCGATATGCACCTACGCCTGGTTGGGTTGCGCTTTAGCCAAGATGTTTGGTACTTGGCCCAAGTGCAGGGACGGCCTGTGAGCGCGATGTTGCTCTGCCGTTCAAAATTCTGTCCACAATTGGGTTCGATTCATCGGGTTTATACAGCTGAGCCGTATCGTCGCCGAGGCTTGGCTAGTAAGTTGTTGAAGTTGGCGATTAACGATTTTGAGTCCAGCAGCGGCCAAGCGCTGATTATTAGCACTGAACATAATGATAGTGCCATGTCGTTCTATGAGCAGTATCATTTTGTGACGATTAATGAGAGCGAAAGTAGCCGCACTGGCAATCGGATTGCATGGCGCATTAGTGATGGCGATTCGCCCGAAAATTTCCTCAAGCAGTTGTTTGCGCCGAGCACAGCAGTGTTTATGCGCTCCTCGGATCGGGCCGATGTGCCGTTGTTGTTATCATTGTTCAATGCGCCAGATAATCGGATTGTGCGCCATTATGGCTTGCAAATGTTGGGTGATGCCAATATTGGAGCCGACGATTTCTTTCCCGCCTTTGAGCAGCAAGAGGGTGATGTGGCGGTTTTGACTGGCCTAACGGCGGCCAGTGGGGCAATTGTTGGTTGGGGCAGCATTATGCCACCAGTTTACCCATGGCCTAACCCCTATTACCAACAACATCAGCTTTTGGTCGATTGTTATTTGGCAGCAGGTCATATGGATCAAGCCTCGGTTTTGTTGAATGAAATGCTACGCCAATTGCCATCGAACCACTTTGCCAACCAATTGATCGGGCATGTGCCGCTTGATCATCCAGCGTTACCGGCAGCCTACGAGCAAGCTGGTTTCGAGCGAGTTGGGTTTATTCCACGAGCCTATATCGATCCGCGCAGTAATCAAGGCACTGATATAGCGCTGTATCTCCGCGAGCGATAA
- a CDS encoding RNA methyltransferase: MSSTIFSNVITVLHEPQREVNIGSTVRALLNTGFQRLRLVQPVTYSIERLDDMAHRSAALVEQIESYASLGEALANVSYVVGFSGRSRGERQALSLPEFAPSLTALAATAPVALVFGREDRGLDNAAIEQCSQLISIPVDPSYPSLNLADAVLLALYTIRGLATSAEPLPSLDLADQAAHDLLLNLLDQLLTKLKFSRTAGQQASAVRVMRDLLARSRPSPSEIALVTAMCRKMLAALPPN; the protein is encoded by the coding sequence GTGAGTTCAACGATTTTTAGCAATGTAATTACCGTATTGCACGAACCACAGCGCGAGGTCAATATTGGCTCGACAGTGCGAGCTTTGCTCAACACTGGCTTTCAACGCTTGCGCTTGGTTCAACCAGTCACCTACTCGATCGAGCGGCTTGACGATATGGCCCATCGCAGTGCTGCATTGGTTGAGCAGATTGAAAGCTATGCCAGCCTTGGCGAGGCCTTAGCCAATGTGAGCTATGTGGTTGGATTTAGTGGTCGTAGTCGCGGCGAGCGCCAAGCGCTTAGTTTGCCCGAATTTGCGCCAAGCTTAACCGCTTTGGCGGCGACTGCTCCGGTGGCCTTGGTATTTGGTCGCGAAGACCGTGGACTGGATAACGCGGCAATCGAGCAGTGTAGCCAATTAATCAGTATTCCGGTCGATCCAAGCTATCCCTCGTTGAATTTGGCCGATGCGGTGCTGTTGGCGTTGTATACGATTCGGGGCTTGGCCACCAGCGCCGAGCCGTTGCCTAGCCTTGATTTGGCCGACCAAGCAGCGCATGATCTATTGCTCAATTTGCTTGACCAACTTTTGACCAAGCTTAAATTTTCGCGCACGGCAGGACAACAAGCGAGCGCAGTGCGGGTTATGCGTGATCTGCTGGCTCGTTCAAGGCCTAGCCCAAGCGAAATTGCCCTAGTAACCGCGATGTGTCGCAAAATGTTGGCAGCGCTTCCACCCAATTAA
- a CDS encoding GAF domain-containing protein, giving the protein MIDTSAPSAAILAILQNDNAVAQAQELRAFGATWQSQNADPQMLTKLGIEAATQARLDPSAVVTDLLLGYAAAREEQRTRHWQNHLMRRVQQLDGLHRIISAANSTLDIDASLQTVVDTVSDVMRVDVCSIYLFDQHRRMLRLVATRGLNPKAIGTVEVEIGVGVTGWAGELGKPVAIFDVRNEPRYQLEPLLEEWHFRSLLAVPVILFASERHHIETLQGVITVQNRDPHEFSQEQTSYLEVVAGEIALSIANAQMYQQTDARLHQKIRELTTLQRVTAALASTLDVDTLLHLIVEQAVKIADVDRTDIFQVRPNNKVKMLASYGPGRTSGVEDMIVQVIREHRAIAVPNAYTDERWSGVQAIAYREGFHSLFALPMRTGNRIIGALCFYSYAPRHIEYEQVQLLTTFADEGAIAIENARLYEETQRNLTIKSTLLQEIHHRVRNNLQTISALLQMQARRLNTETEGRQALDDSVRRIHAIAAVHNLLSHDGEGQTTVQDIAKQIAENIQMSLPSETPVEFLITGDSVSVNARAATVLAIVINELVHNALDHGLSAEGGIIGIDGWMENDEQACVQVRDDGPTRPEPVKRRVSTGLGLGIIETLVNTDLGGKFEFKREIEWTRALITFAPDELDD; this is encoded by the coding sequence ATGATCGATACAAGCGCTCCGAGCGCGGCTATTCTCGCGATTCTTCAGAATGATAATGCAGTGGCGCAGGCGCAGGAACTTCGGGCGTTTGGCGCAACCTGGCAAAGCCAAAACGCTGATCCGCAAATGCTGACCAAACTTGGCATCGAAGCCGCTACCCAAGCGCGGCTTGATCCTAGTGCGGTGGTAACCGATCTCTTGCTGGGCTATGCCGCCGCCCGCGAGGAGCAACGCACCCGCCATTGGCAAAACCACTTGATGCGCCGCGTGCAGCAGTTGGATGGCCTGCATCGTATTATTAGCGCCGCCAATTCCACTTTAGATATTGATGCCTCGCTTCAAACAGTCGTCGATACGGTCAGCGATGTGATGCGCGTCGATGTCTGTTCGATTTATCTCTTTGATCAGCATCGCCGCATGTTGCGTTTGGTCGCGACCCGTGGGCTGAATCCCAAGGCGATTGGTACGGTCGAGGTGGAAATCGGTGTGGGCGTAACTGGTTGGGCTGGCGAATTGGGTAAGCCTGTGGCGATTTTTGATGTGCGTAATGAGCCACGCTACCAGCTTGAGCCGCTGCTCGAAGAATGGCATTTTCGCTCGCTGTTGGCAGTGCCCGTGATTTTATTTGCCAGCGAACGCCACCATATCGAAACCCTGCAAGGTGTAATCACGGTCCAAAATCGTGATCCCCATGAATTTTCGCAAGAGCAAACCTCGTATCTTGAAGTTGTGGCGGGCGAAATTGCACTCTCGATTGCCAATGCCCAAATGTATCAACAAACTGATGCCCGTTTACACCAAAAAATTCGTGAATTAACCACCTTGCAGCGCGTAACGGCGGCGCTAGCTTCAACCTTGGATGTTGACACACTACTGCATTTGATTGTGGAGCAAGCTGTCAAGATAGCCGATGTTGATCGCACTGATATTTTCCAAGTACGCCCTAATAACAAAGTGAAAATGCTGGCCTCGTATGGGCCTGGTCGCACTTCCGGTGTAGAAGATATGATTGTGCAGGTGATTCGTGAGCATCGCGCGATTGCGGTGCCGAATGCTTACACCGACGAACGTTGGTCGGGTGTGCAGGCGATTGCCTATCGCGAGGGCTTTCATTCGTTGTTTGCCCTGCCGATGCGCACGGGCAATCGCATTATTGGGGCATTGTGTTTTTATAGCTATGCGCCGCGCCATATCGAATATGAGCAAGTGCAATTGCTCACTACCTTTGCCGATGAAGGGGCGATTGCGATTGAAAATGCCCGCTTGTACGAAGAAACCCAGCGCAATCTGACGATCAAATCAACCTTGCTGCAAGAAATTCATCATCGGGTGCGCAACAATTTACAAACAATCTCGGCGTTGTTGCAAATGCAGGCACGGCGTTTGAACACCGAAACTGAAGGTCGGCAAGCACTTGATGATAGCGTGCGCCGTATTCATGCAATTGCCGCCGTGCATAATTTGCTCAGCCACGATGGCGAAGGCCAAACCACAGTCCAAGATATTGCCAAGCAAATTGCCGAAAATATTCAGATGAGCCTCCCAAGCGAAACCCCAGTTGAGTTTTTGATTACTGGTGATTCAGTTTCGGTCAATGCGCGGGCAGCCACAGTCTTGGCAATCGTAATCAACGAATTGGTGCATAATGCGCTTGATCATGGTTTGAGCGCCGAGGGCGGCATTATTGGTATCGATGGCTGGATGGAAAACGACGAACAGGCTTGTGTACAGGTTCGTGATGATGGCCCAACCCGCCCCGAACCTGTCAAACGCCGCGTCAGCACTGGGCTGGGCCTAGGAATTATCGAAACTCTCGTGAATACCGACCTTGGCGGCAAATTTGAGTTCAAACGCGAAATTGAATGGACGCGGGCATTAATTACTTTTGCGCCCGATGAGTTGGATGATTAA